The region GGAAAAAAATGTTTCCCATTATCGGCTAATAGTATCTCAGGTATATCAATTTTATACAAATCACTCGGATTCCACTCTTTGCCAGCAGACAGAATCTGGTAAATAGCAGTGAGAATCATTCGGGCAATTGCGATAATGGCTCTTTTCTTATCATTTGCTTCAATTTGTAAAAAGCCCAGAGCAGACACGAGAGGAGAAAACAAAATGGAAGATTCAATTCACAAATATTTTCAGGTAGGAACCATTCAATGGATGAGCTATCCCCAGGGAAATCCCATGGAATCATTGAAGGCTATTTGCAAAGATGATTTCTTTGATGCTATTGGGTTAAAAGGCTACGGCGATAAGAATGAGGAGGCGAAAAGGCTTCTGGAACAGAGCCATCTGAAGGTTTGCTACGGCGCACAGCCACGTCTTCTGGGCGGAAAGTTAAACCCCAACGACCTTGACGAGGAAGGGCGCAAGAAGGCGGAAGCAACACTGATCGAAGCAGTTGATGAGGCTGAATACCTGGGTGCAAAGGGAATTGCATTTCTGGCAGGTAAATGGCAGCCGGAGACAAAGGAGCAGGCTTATATGCAGCTTTTAAAGACAACACGGGCCGTATGCGATTATGCCGCAGAAAAGGGCATGATGGTGGAGCTGGAGGTGTTTGATTACGATATGGATAAGGCTGCACTCATCGGCCCGGCGCCCTATGCAGCGGAGTTCGCCGCTGATATGCGCACCACCCACAGCAACTTTGGACTTCTGGTGGATTTAAGCCATTTCCCAACCACCTATGAAACAAGCCGGTTCGTAATACGCACACTGAGGCCATATATCACCCATTTCCACTTTGGAAATGCAGTTGTCGTAAAAGGCTGCGATGGCTACGGTGACCTCCATCCAAGATTCGGATATCCCAACAGCGCCAATGACACACCGCAGTTGCTGGATTATCTCAAAGTCATGAAAGAGGAAGGCTTCTTTGATGCAGAGAACCCTTATGTACTGTCTATGGAAGTGACATTGCATCCAGGTGAGGATGAGGATATTGTCCTGGCCAATACCAAGAGGGTGCTGAACCGGGCATGGGCTCTGCTGGAGGATAACGCATGAAGATAGTAGTTCTGGATGGTTATACGGAGAATCCCGGGGAACTAAACTGGGAAAAATTGGAAAAATTAGGTGAGCTTACGGTTTATGACAGGACCAGCGTAACGGACGAAAATGAGATTATTTCCCGTATCGGAGATGCTGAGGTGGTCATCACCAACAAGACACCGATCACAAAGAATATCATGGATGCATGCCCAGGAATAAAATACATCGCCATGCTGGCCACCGGCTACAATGTGGTGGATTATGTATATGCAAGGGAAAAAGGGATCCCCCTTTCCAATGTGCCTTCTTACGGAACTGCTTCCGTGGGTCAGTTTGCAATCGCCATGCTGCTGGAGCTGTGCCACCATGTGGCCCATCACAGCCAGACGGTACATGAAGGCAAATGGGAACACTGCCAGGACTGGTGCTATTGGGATTACCCCCTGATAGAGCTGGACGGCAGGACCATGGGTATCATAGGTTTCGGACGAATCGGACAGCAGACGGGAAAGATCGCCAAAGCCATGGGTATGAATATCCTGGCCTATGACAAATACCCCAATGAATCCGGAAAAGAGATGGCCAAATATGTGGATCTGGATACGCTGTACGCGAAATCGGATGTCATTGCCCTTCATTGCCCGCTGTTCCCCGAAACACAGGGGATCATCAACAAGGAAGCCATTGCAAAAATGAAGGACGGGGTAATAATCCTTAACAATTCCCGGGGTCCTCTGGTTGTGGAGAAGGATTTGGCAGACGCACTGAATTCCGGCAAGGTTTCCGGTGCAGGTCTGGATGTGGTATCCGCAGAACCGATTAAGGGAGACAATCCGCTTCTGAAGGCAAAGAACTGCATCATTACGCCTCATATTTCCTGGGCCCCAAAGGAGAGCAGGAAGAGGATTATGGACCATACGGTAGAGAACGTGAAAGCATATATTGCTGGCTCTCCTATCCATGTGGTAAACTGATAAATTACTTTTTGAAGGAAAAGGGATACTGATAGCATAAGGACATTTTACTACTGATATGCTCCTTGGCTCTTTGCTGATGGTTGGGGTGAGATTTTTATAGATTTCACCCCAATTTTGTGATAAGAATCAAAATGTTTCTATTCTGTATTTTGTCATATAGCAGAAAAAATGCACGATTATCGAAGGCGCATAGATGAAATCCCAAAGGAAAACTAGTAAAATCAATTTCTTAGAATGAATAATGAAAACAACAGGTGGGTTAGGTCGAGGTCTCTTTAGTTCTGTGATGATATCTATTCAGCCATATGATAAATGTTTATGACATCGTCCTTATAGAGTGTTTTAAAGAACCCTACATGTCCTCCTCCTGTGGCAACGCATTTCTCTGCCATTTCCTCAATCTGGCCTTCGGTTGGCTGAATTCCCAGCTCGGTCATGGATGTAGGCATGCCCAGTCTGCGGCACCAATCTTCCCATGCCTCAATTCCCTTTAAAGCGGTTCCCTCTAAATCGTGAAAGTCCATGGGAACATCAAACACATTGACAGCAAACTGGGCGAAACGGGCCGGATTTACTTTATAAACATACCTTGCCCAGCTCCCCCAAATAGCGCAAAGCCCGGCTCCGTGGGCAACGTCAAACATGCCGCCCATCTCATGTTCAATCTTGTGAGAGGCAAAGTCAGATACTCGGCCAGTGCCTGTGAGACCGTTGTGGGACAGGCTTCCGGCCCACATGAGATCAGCCCGGGCATTATAATTATCAGGTTCCTTCATGGCCAGAAGAGCTGCCTCACGGACAGAAACCAGCAGGCCTTCTGCCATGCGGTCAATAAGCTCTACATGTTCCGTATTAGTAAAGTAGCGTTCCATGGTGTGCATCATGATATCGGTGGCACCGCTGGCCGTCTGATACGGCGGCAGTGTGTAGGTCAGTTCCGGATTCATAATGGCAAAGAGAGGACGGGCACAGTCGTGGTTGTAGGAACGTTTAAGCATTCCCTCCTCAATGGTGATAACCATGGAGTTGCTTGTTTCAGAACCTGTGGCCGCAATGGTGGAAATACATCCAAGGGGAGCAATTCTGTTGGTGGTAACGCGGCCCATGAGAAGATCTTCTACATCAAAATCATTAGCAAGTCCGTATGCAATTCCCTTGGCGGAGTCAATGGGACTTCCGCCGCCGATAGCTAAAATAAAATCGATGCCTTCCTTTCTGCAGAGCTGTATACCTTCTTTGACCAGGCCAAGTCTGGGATTAGGTACCACGCCGCCCAAATCCACATATCCGATACCACAGTCAGACAGGCTCTTATGGACCCGGTCTAGAGTACCGTTTTCATACAGGTATGTACCGCCGAAGTGAATCAAAACTTTTTTAAAGCCTCTGTCCTGAATCTCTTTTCCAACCTCTTCTTCGGTTCCTTTGCCGAAAATCACTTTTGTAGGATTGTAAAATTCAAAATTATTCATAGTATCCTTTCCTCCGTTTTAAAATCAAAGCTGTTGGTGTCATCTGTTTCGGACCTATTATAGTATGAAAACTGATTGATAGAATAATCAAAAGATTGCATCTTCATGGTGCAGGAAAATGTCGAATTGGAAAAGAGTATGAAAATATACCAAATAATCTGGGCTGAGGGGGATGATAAGAAAGAAAAACAGGTAATTATGCATATTTATATACGCAGTAATATTAAAAATAATCTAAATTTGCACTATCATGGTGCAACCAAATGGTTTTTCTATGGTAAAAATGGGTGATATACTTAAGGTACAGTCGGACGGAGGAATGAAACTGAGGCAGAAAAGGAGCGAGAAATACCTGAGATTTACTGTCGGCTGTTAATTGGTAAGGAGGATGGATGATGGATTTAAGCAGTATGGTAAACCAGAAACTGGTTCAGTTTGAATATCAGGCGGCCAGTAAGGATGAGGTAATACGTTCTGTTGGCCAGATGATGGCAGAGGCTGGAATTGTTAATGATAAGGAAAAGTACATAGAGGCGGTATTTAAGAGGGAAACGGAATGCGCCACGGGAATCGGAATGGGGGTTGCCATTCCTCATTGCAAGAGTGATGCGGTCAATGATGCCGCGTTTGCATTAATAAAACTTAAAAATCCCATTGAATGGGGATCCTTAGATGGTGAGCCGGTAAAATTTGTGATACAGCTGGCGGCGCCTGACAGCGCAGATAATGTTCATCTGCGTATGCTTTCACAATTGGCCAGAGATTTAATGGATGATGATTTTAGAGATGGTTTGCTTTGCGCCTCATCCATTGAAGATATTAAAAAATGTTTTAAGAAAGGGGATTAAATATGTATATTGTATGCGTAACAAGCTGTCCGGTAGGAATTGCCCATACTTATATGGCTGCTGCTAACCTTGAAAAAGCAGTTAAGGCAAAGGGGCACGAAGTGAAGGTTGAGACTCAGGGAGCCCAGGGCGTGGAAAACGAGATTACCGCGGAGGATATAGGACGTGCGGATGGATGCATCATTGCAAGTGATGTCCGTATTAAAAATTCCGGAAGATTCGAACCTGTACCCACACTGACGGTAGGTGTAAGCGAAGCGGTTAAAGATGCAAAAGCAATAGTAGAAGAATTACTGGAGGCGATTTCATAATGGCAGAGATAAAAAGAAAAACAAACACAAAGAAAAGTCAGGGAATGTTTATTAAGGATTCTATTATGACAGGTATTTCTTATATGATTCCTGTTATTGTAGGCGGGGGTGTTCTCCAGGCAATCGCCAAGATGATGGGTGGTTACGATATCGGAAGCCATATGCAGGAGATTGATACCCTTGCCAAGGTTATTATGTTGATTGGTCAGTCACTGATGAACTTTACGGTCCCGGCTATCGCGGCATTCATTGCATATGCAATGGCTGATAAGCCAGGTATAGCACCAGGTCTTGCAATGGGCGCTCTTGCCAACTCTATTAACACCGGTTTCGTAGGGGGTGTTGTAGGCGGATTGCTGGTGGGATATATTGTTATCGCATTTAAAAAACTAAAAGTGCCAAAGGCATTATCCGGTATCATGCCGATTATGATTATACCTACATTTGCAACCTTGATTTCAGGCCTTTTGATGTATTATGTATTTGGTGTGCCGATTAAGGCATTTATGGGAGCGCTTACCGGAATGCTTTTATCTTTAAGCACAGGTTCAAAGTTTGTAATGGGCGCAGTGATTGGCGCAATGATCTGTTTTGATCATGGCGGTCCCATCAACAAGACAGCCGCTCTGTTTGTAAACGGACTCAACGCAGATGGTTTCCTGATTCCTACCTCAGCTAAAATGTGTGCAGGTATGACGGCGCCCTTGGGTATTGCTCTTGCAACGGTTCTGGGCGGTAAGAAGAAATTCAGTCCAGGTGAGCGTGAGCAGGCGAAATCATTGGCAATCCTGTCCTGCTGTTATGTACAGGAAGGTGTTATCCCGTTCCTGATGAAAGATCCGGTACGAGTGGCTATCTCCTGCATGACAGGTGGCGCCATCACCGGCGGTCTGTGTATGGTGACGGCACTGGAATCCCCGGCTGTTCACGGCGGTGCTTTTGTTATCGCCATGACTTCTAATCCTCTTTTGTTTATCGGACTGTGGACTCTGGGAGCCTGTGTTACCGGCGTTCTGTATGCGATTCTCAGAAAGCCGCTGCCGGAAGGATATGTGGACGAGGATATGGATAGTCCGCTGCTGTAATATAGCAGCTACAATACCGGAAAGAAGGAATGTGTAATGTATGTATCAATGAAAGAAATGCTGTGGAATGCCCATGAGAATAACTATGCGGTCATGGCCATCAATTGTGTTAATATGGAGCAGGCCAAGGCTATCATCCAGTCTGCCTCAGAGGAACATTCCGCTGTTATTATCAATATTTCCCCGAGGCAAATGAAAGCTCATGGACATGGGAATATCATGGCTCCTATGATTAAGAACATGGCAGAAAAGGTTCCGGTGCCGGTTGCGTTTAATTTAGACCACGGTGCCAATCTGGAGGATATAACCTATGCCATGGAATGCGGATTTTCCAGTGTAATGATTGATTCCTCCAGCTACGAATTCGAGGAGAATGTCAGGAGGACCAAAACAGTGGCGGCCTTGGCTCACGGTATGGG is a window of Enterocloster clostridioformis DNA encoding:
- a CDS encoding sugar phosphate isomerase/epimerase family protein, with translation MEDSIHKYFQVGTIQWMSYPQGNPMESLKAICKDDFFDAIGLKGYGDKNEEAKRLLEQSHLKVCYGAQPRLLGGKLNPNDLDEEGRKKAEATLIEAVDEAEYLGAKGIAFLAGKWQPETKEQAYMQLLKTTRAVCDYAAEKGMMVELEVFDYDMDKAALIGPAPYAAEFAADMRTTHSNFGLLVDLSHFPTTYETSRFVIRTLRPYITHFHFGNAVVVKGCDGYGDLHPRFGYPNSANDTPQLLDYLKVMKEEGFFDAENPYVLSMEVTLHPGEDEDIVLANTKRVLNRAWALLEDNA
- a CDS encoding D-2-hydroxyacid dehydrogenase, with the protein product MKIVVLDGYTENPGELNWEKLEKLGELTVYDRTSVTDENEIISRIGDAEVVITNKTPITKNIMDACPGIKYIAMLATGYNVVDYVYAREKGIPLSNVPSYGTASVGQFAIAMLLELCHHVAHHSQTVHEGKWEHCQDWCYWDYPLIELDGRTMGIIGFGRIGQQTGKIAKAMGMNILAYDKYPNESGKEMAKYVDLDTLYAKSDVIALHCPLFPETQGIINKEAIAKMKDGVIILNNSRGPLVVEKDLADALNSGKVSGAGLDVVSAEPIKGDNPLLKAKNCIITPHISWAPKESRKRIMDHTVENVKAYIAGSPIHVVN
- a CDS encoding iron-containing alcohol dehydrogenase; amino-acid sequence: MNNFEFYNPTKVIFGKGTEEEVGKEIQDRGFKKVLIHFGGTYLYENGTLDRVHKSLSDCGIGYVDLGGVVPNPRLGLVKEGIQLCRKEGIDFILAIGGGSPIDSAKGIAYGLANDFDVEDLLMGRVTTNRIAPLGCISTIAATGSETSNSMVITIEEGMLKRSYNHDCARPLFAIMNPELTYTLPPYQTASGATDIMMHTMERYFTNTEHVELIDRMAEGLLVSVREAALLAMKEPDNYNARADLMWAGSLSHNGLTGTGRVSDFASHKIEHEMGGMFDVAHGAGLCAIWGSWARYVYKVNPARFAQFAVNVFDVPMDFHDLEGTALKGIEAWEDWCRRLGMPTSMTELGIQPTEGQIEEMAEKCVATGGGHVGFFKTLYKDDVINIYHMAE
- a CDS encoding PTS fructose transporter subunit IIB translates to MYIVCVTSCPVGIAHTYMAAANLEKAVKAKGHEVKVETQGAQGVENEITAEDIGRADGCIIASDVRIKNSGRFEPVPTLTVGVSEAVKDAKAIVEELLEAIS
- a CDS encoding PTS fructose transporter subunit IIC, translating into MAEIKRKTNTKKSQGMFIKDSIMTGISYMIPVIVGGGVLQAIAKMMGGYDIGSHMQEIDTLAKVIMLIGQSLMNFTVPAIAAFIAYAMADKPGIAPGLAMGALANSINTGFVGGVVGGLLVGYIVIAFKKLKVPKALSGIMPIMIIPTFATLISGLLMYYVFGVPIKAFMGALTGMLLSLSTGSKFVMGAVIGAMICFDHGGPINKTAALFVNGLNADGFLIPTSAKMCAGMTAPLGIALATVLGGKKKFSPGEREQAKSLAILSCCYVQEGVIPFLMKDPVRVAISCMTGGAITGGLCMVTALESPAVHGGAFVIAMTSNPLLFIGLWTLGACVTGVLYAILRKPLPEGYVDEDMDSPLL